A section of the Verrucomicrobiia bacterium genome encodes:
- a CDS encoding PAS domain S-box protein yields MSEWQERLRHIPEFFSTGQGALSDPAQAWFYAGAHGLLFLAFVLTAFVLARFLTARRDFEPRSVLVLACAGLASAGAASAAAGFFAWKGAYGYEALLTLAAGALFLALTSALWRLFPKAAALPSPSQMDLALRKLEEKVAESRKVEEELRKGREGLEAVVLERTHALQEANRVLERQNLEREKIARALRESERHFRALIENALDIIAVVDPQGRILYESISMDRILGYPPGTLLRQNVYDFIPTDDRETVRTALSQDSAEARGERFFEFRFRHANGAWISLEATARNLARDPGIRGIILNARDISERKKSESEIRFLPVMMQAIGESRDFFTALDTALRKICELARWPYGEVWIPRHDNKVLEFVSGWCETEALKQFQEESRELKFIPGMDLPGRAWTAKAPCWIPDLADPSNAGFARLPMARDKGLNAGLAVPILAGGDVLAVLSFFLDKPRKDEERLADLVSTVASQLGAVLERKKAQEALASAYEELDKRIQERTEELGLSNQALQKEINERKQVEEALRKSEQSYEELVHSVGGILWEYDLDEGRYTFVSQQSEAILGYPAQAWFTEASFWQDHVHGDDRDRALNFRRETAEEKNSGHFEYRMITAEGKTVWLRDMVHPVVAGDRTVKLRGMIVDITERKKAEVAWQEERNFVSAVLDTASAVVMILDSTGNILRMNRACERISGVTEKDVAGQCFWDMFLVPGEVENVRNIFKRLLAGQFPANYESSWVAKDGTRRAIAWSNTVLTRREKDMQHVIATGVDITPRKEAEEKLQEAIGDLARTNRDLDKYSAELVEANRRLKKLDELKSHFISAASHELKTPLTSLKGYVEMVLNGEAGPINDEQKEYLTYVKESTDRLYRLLRDLLDISKIESGQVKMHRDPTDLRSLIKDEISLFKGQARDKETGLSMEVDPLLNNVVCDADKIREVLDNLLSNAIKYTPARGQVKITARNADGGGVLIEVRDNGIGIKKEDQLRIFDPFQRIPKPAMETDEESTGLGLTLVKRIVEAHGGEIRVQSEEGKGTLFTVLLPHDFKQEDLNELVEHRL; encoded by the coding sequence ATGAGCGAATGGCAAGAAAGACTGCGGCATATTCCTGAATTTTTTTCCACGGGGCAGGGGGCTTTGAGCGATCCGGCGCAGGCCTGGTTCTACGCGGGCGCGCACGGCTTGCTGTTCCTGGCGTTTGTCCTGACCGCCTTCGTGCTCGCGCGTTTTCTTACGGCGCGGCGCGATTTCGAGCCCCGGTCCGTCCTGGTCCTGGCCTGCGCGGGCCTCGCGTCCGCCGGCGCGGCGAGCGCGGCCGCGGGTTTTTTCGCCTGGAAGGGCGCTTACGGTTATGAAGCCTTGCTGACTTTGGCCGCGGGCGCGCTTTTCCTTGCGCTCACGTCCGCGCTTTGGCGCCTTTTCCCCAAGGCCGCGGCGCTTCCCAGCCCCTCGCAAATGGACCTGGCTCTCCGGAAACTCGAGGAAAAAGTCGCCGAATCCCGCAAAGTCGAAGAGGAATTGCGCAAAGGCCGCGAAGGCCTGGAAGCCGTGGTCCTGGAAAGGACGCACGCGCTGCAGGAGGCCAACCGCGTGCTCGAGCGGCAGAATCTTGAACGCGAAAAAATCGCCCGGGCGCTCCGTGAAAGCGAGCGCCATTTCCGCGCTCTCATCGAGAACGCGCTGGATATCATCGCGGTGGTGGACCCGCAGGGACGCATCCTCTACGAGAGCATTTCCATGGACCGTATCCTGGGATACCCGCCGGGCACGCTGCTGCGTCAGAACGTTTACGATTTCATTCCCACCGACGACCGTGAAACGGTGCGGACCGCGCTGTCGCAGGATTCGGCGGAAGCGCGCGGCGAGCGGTTTTTCGAATTCCGGTTCCGGCATGCGAACGGCGCCTGGATATCGCTCGAAGCGACAGCCCGCAACCTCGCACGCGACCCTGGAATCCGGGGCATTATCCTGAACGCGCGCGACATCTCGGAACGGAAAAAATCCGAGAGCGAAATCCGTTTTCTTCCGGTCATGATGCAGGCGATCGGCGAAAGCCGCGACTTTTTCACGGCGCTGGATACCGCGCTGCGGAAAATCTGCGAGCTGGCGCGCTGGCCTTACGGTGAGGTGTGGATTCCGCGGCACGACAACAAGGTCCTGGAATTCGTCTCGGGCTGGTGCGAGACCGAGGCCTTGAAGCAGTTCCAGGAAGAAAGCCGCGAACTGAAATTCATTCCCGGCATGGATTTGCCGGGCCGGGCCTGGACGGCGAAAGCGCCGTGCTGGATTCCGGATCTTGCGGACCCGTCCAACGCGGGATTTGCCCGGCTGCCCATGGCGCGTGACAAAGGCCTGAACGCGGGACTTGCGGTCCCGATCCTGGCCGGCGGCGACGTGCTGGCGGTTCTCTCGTTCTTTCTGGACAAGCCGCGCAAGGACGAAGAGCGGCTGGCCGACCTTGTTTCCACGGTCGCGTCGCAGCTCGGCGCTGTCCTCGAGCGAAAAAAAGCGCAGGAGGCCCTGGCCTCGGCGTACGAGGAACTGGACAAGCGCATCCAGGAAAGGACCGAGGAACTGGGCCTCTCGAACCAGGCGCTTCAGAAGGAGATCAACGAACGCAAGCAGGTCGAGGAGGCGCTCCGCAAATCCGAGCAGAGTTACGAGGAGCTCGTCCATTCCGTGGGCGGCATCCTCTGGGAATACGACCTGGACGAAGGCCGTTATACGTTTGTCAGCCAGCAGTCGGAAGCGATCCTGGGGTACCCGGCGCAGGCCTGGTTCACGGAAGCGTCTTTCTGGCAGGACCACGTTCACGGCGACGACCGCGACCGCGCGCTGAATTTCCGGCGCGAAACCGCGGAGGAAAAAAATTCGGGCCACTTCGAATACCGCATGATCACGGCCGAAGGCAAGACCGTCTGGCTGCGCGACATGGTGCACCCGGTGGTGGCGGGAGACAGGACCGTGAAGCTGCGCGGCATGATCGTGGACATCACCGAGCGGAAAAAGGCGGAAGTGGCCTGGCAGGAAGAGCGCAACTTCGTTTCCGCGGTGCTCGACACGGCCAGCGCGGTCGTGATGATCCTGGATTCGACGGGGAACATCCTGCGCATGAACCGCGCCTGCGAAAGGATCAGCGGCGTCACGGAAAAAGACGTGGCCGGCCAGTGCTTCTGGGACATGTTCCTCGTGCCGGGCGAAGTGGAGAACGTCAGAAACATTTTCAAGCGGCTCCTGGCCGGGCAGTTCCCGGCCAACTACGAAAGTTCCTGGGTCGCCAAAGACGGCACGCGCCGCGCCATTGCCTGGTCGAACACGGTGCTGACGCGGCGGGAAAAGGACATGCAGCACGTGATCGCGACCGGCGTCGACATCACGCCGCGGAAAGAAGCCGAGGAAAAGCTGCAGGAGGCGATCGGCGACCTGGCGCGCACCAACCGCGACCTGGACAAATATTCCGCGGAGCTGGTCGAGGCCAACCGGCGCCTGAAAAAACTGGACGAGCTCAAGTCGCATTTCATTTCCGCGGCGTCGCATGAGCTCAAGACGCCGCTCACGTCGCTGAAAGGCTACGTCGAGATGGTTCTGAATGGGGAGGCCGGGCCCATCAACGACGAACAGAAGGAATACCTGACGTACGTGAAGGAATCGACCGACCGGCTGTACCGGCTGCTGCGCGACCTGCTCGACATCTCCAAGATCGAGTCGGGCCAGGTCAAGATGCACCGGGACCCCACGGACCTGCGCTCGCTGATCAAAGACGAGATCTCGCTTTTCAAGGGGCAGGCGCGCGATAAAGAAACGGGGCTGTCCATGGAGGTGGACCCGCTGCTCAACAATGTGGTCTGCGACGCGGACAAAATCCGGGAAGTGCTCGACAACCTTCTCAGCAATGCCATCAAATACACGCCCGCCCGCGGCCAGGTGAAAATCACGGCCCGGAACGCCGACGGCGGCGGCGTGCTGATCGAGGTCCGGGACAACGGTATCGGCATCAAGAAAGAGGACCAGCTGCGGATCTTCGATCCGTTCCAGCGCATCCCGAAGCCGGCCATGGAAACGGACGAGGAAAGCACGGGGCTGGGACTCACGCTCGTGAAAAGGATCGTGGAAGCGCATGGCGGCGAAATCCGCGTGCAAAGCGAGGAAGGCAAGGGGACGCTGTTTACCGTCCTCCTTCCGCATGATTTCAAACAGGAAGACCTCAACGAACTGGTGGAGCACAGGCTATGA
- a CDS encoding sigma-54 dependent transcriptional regulator, whose protein sequence is MNKTMLIVDDDTKIASLLVTRLRKQGHTAASVNNGTAAVTWAEENKPALVLLDVRLPDMNGLEVLKKILAAHPQTYVIMISAHADVQMAVECIKLGAYDFVEKPFEFLAFDAKVKQVFRQLELEEEVASLKKELGAAYKEKSLVGKSEGMKKVFQAIDLAAKSEISVLIEGESGTGKELVARAIHFNGLQKNGPFVAINCGAIPENLLESEFFGHEKGSFTGAAMRKIGKFEQAQGGTLFLDEIGELPPALQVKLLRVLQEREIERVGGTQPIPIHTRFMTATNQDLKKMVAEGKFREDLFYRINVFPISIPPLRERKEDIPELFTHFVQQRRAGKPLLEVEEGAFARLADHSWPGNIRELENFVERLLLVQGEHPHVVTEEDIENLGRGRAEARVEKTLPSLPSDRVKTLGETEKSILERALQETGGNVTKASQRVQMSRDTFYRKMKKYAIVK, encoded by the coding sequence ATGAACAAAACCATGCTGATTGTGGACGACGATACGAAAATCGCAAGCCTGCTCGTGACGCGGCTGCGCAAGCAGGGCCATACGGCGGCCAGTGTGAACAACGGCACCGCGGCCGTGACCTGGGCGGAAGAGAACAAGCCCGCGCTTGTGCTTCTGGATGTGCGGCTTCCGGACATGAACGGCCTGGAAGTTCTCAAGAAGATACTTGCCGCGCATCCGCAGACTTACGTCATCATGATCAGCGCGCACGCGGATGTGCAGATGGCGGTCGAGTGCATCAAGCTCGGCGCTTATGATTTTGTCGAAAAGCCGTTCGAGTTCCTGGCCTTCGACGCCAAGGTCAAGCAGGTGTTCCGGCAGCTCGAGCTCGAGGAGGAAGTGGCCTCGCTGAAAAAAGAGCTGGGCGCGGCATACAAAGAAAAGAGCCTGGTGGGAAAAAGCGAAGGGATGAAAAAGGTGTTTCAGGCCATCGATCTCGCCGCGAAAAGCGAGATCAGCGTGCTGATCGAAGGCGAGAGCGGCACGGGCAAGGAGCTGGTCGCGCGCGCCATCCACTTCAACGGGCTTCAGAAGAATGGGCCTTTTGTCGCGATCAACTGCGGGGCCATCCCGGAAAACCTGCTGGAAAGCGAGTTCTTCGGCCATGAAAAAGGATCGTTCACGGGCGCGGCCATGCGAAAGATCGGAAAATTCGAGCAGGCGCAGGGCGGCACGCTTTTCCTGGACGAGATCGGGGAATTGCCCCCCGCGCTGCAGGTGAAGCTGCTTCGTGTTCTGCAGGAAAGGGAGATCGAGCGCGTGGGCGGCACGCAGCCGATCCCGATCCACACTCGATTCATGACCGCGACCAACCAGGACCTGAAAAAAATGGTCGCGGAAGGGAAATTCCGCGAAGACCTTTTTTACCGCATCAACGTGTTTCCGATTTCGATCCCGCCGCTGCGGGAGCGGAAAGAGGACATTCCGGAACTTTTCACGCATTTCGTGCAGCAGCGCCGCGCGGGCAAGCCGCTGCTGGAGGTGGAAGAAGGAGCTTTCGCCCGCCTGGCCGATCATTCCTGGCCGGGCAACATCCGGGAGCTGGAGAATTTCGTGGAGCGCCTGCTGCTGGTGCAGGGCGAGCATCCTCACGTGGTGACCGAAGAAGACATCGAGAATCTCGGGCGCGGCCGGGCCGAAGCGCGGGTCGAGAAAACGCTGCCCTCGCTTCCTTCGGACCGCGTGAAGACGCTGGGCGAAACCGAGAAGTCGATCCTGGAGCGCGCGCTCCAGGAAACCGGGGGCAACGTCACGAAGGCTTCGCAGCGCGTCCAGATGAGCCGCGACACGTTTTACCGGAAGATGAAGAAGTACGCGATCGTGAAGTAA
- a CDS encoding septal ring lytic transglycosylase RlpA family protein, with protein sequence MKQKPWLMLLPALLIGVPLHLAQAQGMPLPLAYGAKLFPAPRPVRPFVANEAEKAFKPAPQKKTKKKPRRGMASWYSRNDRGVRGFTANGERFDDTKRTCASWHYAMNTRVRITNLENGKSVVCRVNDRGPSKRLKRVIDMTRAAFDDIGNPKRGLMRVSIEAL encoded by the coding sequence ATGAAACAGAAACCCTGGTTGATGCTGCTCCCCGCGCTGCTCATCGGCGTGCCTCTGCACCTGGCGCAGGCGCAGGGAATGCCGCTGCCGCTGGCCTACGGGGCGAAACTTTTTCCCGCGCCGCGGCCCGTGCGCCCGTTCGTTGCCAACGAGGCCGAAAAAGCTTTCAAGCCGGCGCCGCAGAAAAAAACCAAAAAGAAGCCCCGGCGCGGCATGGCGTCATGGTACAGCCGTAATGACCGAGGCGTCCGGGGCTTCACCGCCAACGGCGAGCGCTTTGACGACACAAAAAGGACCTGCGCGTCCTGGCATTACGCCATGAACACGCGGGTGCGCATCACCAATCTCGAAAACGGAAAATCCGTCGTCTGCCGCGTGAACGACCGAGGGCCTTCCAAGAGGCTCAAGCGCGTCATCGACATGACCCGCGCCGCCTTCGACGACATCGGAAATCCCAAGAGAGGGCTGATGCGCGTGAGCATCGAGGCCTTGTAG
- a CDS encoding response regulator, translating into MKNRILVVDDDALTLKLVRVRLEKMGYEIITAKNEREFWQHAFDPAITLIILDVCVKNRMGTDIHRSLLDFGMDKNIPVIFVTGLPKEELPSEWREEDKQPLYFQKPIDFDKLKQTIEHLQYLRELQDATGGPHAA; encoded by the coding sequence ATGAAAAACCGTATTTTAGTCGTGGACGATGACGCATTGACACTGAAGCTCGTGCGCGTGCGCCTGGAGAAAATGGGATATGAAATCATCACGGCGAAGAACGAGCGGGAATTCTGGCAGCATGCCTTCGATCCTGCGATCACCCTGATCATCCTGGACGTCTGCGTCAAAAACAGAATGGGAACCGACATCCACCGCAGCCTGCTGGATTTCGGCATGGACAAGAACATCCCCGTCATTTTCGTGACCGGGCTTCCGAAAGAGGAGCTGCCGAGCGAATGGCGGGAAGAGGACAAGCAGCCCCTGTATTTCCAAAAACCCATCGACTTCGACAAACTCAAGCAAACGATCGAGCACCTGCAGTATCTTCGGGAACTGCAGGATGCCACCGGAGGACCTCATGCAGCCTAA
- a CDS encoding response regulator, giving the protein MQPKKILVVDDEWSVLELLRIKLSKRGFQVDTARNEKEFRDHAFRGKPDLLILDIWLGNDGGGTEAYDRAVRDGFDATVPVIFISALVDEGSSPKRAAGGRFALYGKPFDFDLLLEDIHHLTGLGPPREGAVQTGAAAGHHFDKGDDIHKEAV; this is encoded by the coding sequence ATGCAGCCTAAGAAGATCCTGGTGGTCGACGACGAATGGTCGGTCCTGGAGCTCTTGCGGATCAAGCTCTCCAAGCGCGGCTTCCAGGTCGACACCGCCCGGAACGAAAAGGAATTCCGCGACCATGCCTTTCGCGGCAAGCCCGACCTGCTCATCCTCGACATCTGGCTGGGGAATGACGGCGGCGGCACCGAGGCGTACGACAGGGCCGTGCGGGACGGCTTCGACGCCACGGTTCCCGTGATCTTCATCAGCGCCCTCGTCGACGAAGGCTCTTCGCCGAAGCGGGCGGCCGGAGGCCGGTTCGCACTGTATGGCAAACCGTTCGATTTCGACCTTCTTCTCGAAGACATCCATCACTTGACGGGCCTCGGCCCGCCCCGGGAAGGCGCGGTGCAGACCGGCGCCGCCGCGGGCCACCATTTTGATAAAGGCGACGACATCCACAAGGAGGCGGTATGA
- a CDS encoding BON domain-containing protein, with protein MKSKTQKLFLGTFLLCVAAGAGFAAVHGDDPASQETARKENQDPALQSEPRENALTPMDQSNAPADLALTQQIRQALMADASLSMQAKNVKVITIGGKVTLRGPVKDPLEKTHVESLASGVAGHERIDSQLEVA; from the coding sequence ATGAAATCAAAAACCCAAAAATTATTTCTTGGAACTTTTCTCTTATGCGTGGCCGCGGGCGCCGGTTTCGCGGCGGTGCACGGGGACGATCCCGCTTCGCAGGAGACGGCGCGCAAGGAAAATCAGGACCCCGCGCTTCAAAGCGAGCCGCGGGAAAACGCGCTGACGCCGATGGACCAGTCCAACGCGCCCGCGGATCTCGCGCTCACGCAGCAGATCCGGCAGGCTCTGATGGCCGACGCTTCGCTTTCGATGCAGGCCAAGAACGTGAAGGTCATCACGATCGGCGGCAAGGTCACGCTGCGCGGCCCGGTGAAAGACCCGCTCGAAAAAACACACGTGGAAAGCCTGGCCAGCGGAGTCGCCGGCCATGAAAGAATCGACAGCCAGTTGGAAGTCGCTTAA